The following proteins are co-located in the Telopea speciosissima isolate NSW1024214 ecotype Mountain lineage chromosome 9, Tspe_v1, whole genome shotgun sequence genome:
- the LOC122640192 gene encoding F-box/kelch-repeat protein At3g23880-like, translating to MKRISGWTELSNLPDEVKDLILLSLPVKTVLRFRCVIRDYLRFHNPNFIKMHLNRQIEIHDDASTTIVIATAYKVYKADLGTLGNPIRIDLPFLNPTSSCPIRLLGSCNGLLCLTHWARDRYIVYLWNPATGEYKQLPGHNNHKKHYIVLGFGYDHTSGKFKVLAFSYDAVKNTKEVFVYTLGTSSWRSIGEFQFPRELTWQTWQVFEGCPHWIMTGLKSIVIFSVGNENFKDIPMPPIDIATTRSHLTALGGRLSIYCYVSNLKRHELWVRVNDGLEHTWTKHLSFNDSVIPGYLNGYIDKTVVWGFKNGQLLLGHKGPSLFDPVTGDVKALYLPGHPKYFKVYSYIESLAMLNVEDRVDVHQNSLNGVKTYREQTICGIHGTTARTTRDGRRNRTVADNIKPDPLLVIKNANR from the exons atgaagaggatttctGGTTGGACGGAATTGTCCAATCTTCCGGATGAAGTCAAAGATTTAATCTTATTGAGTCTACCTGTGAAGACTGTCTTGCGATTCAGGTGCGTAATCAGAGACTACTTGCGATtccataaccctaatttcattAAAATGCACTTGAATCGACAGATTGAAATCCACGATGATGCCTCTACTACTATCGTCATTGCAACTGCTTATAAGGTATATAAAGCAGATCTTGGCACACTTGGCAACCCAATCCGTATCGATTTACCTTTCCTGAATCCGACCTCCTCATGCCCAATTCGATTGCTAGGTTCTTGTAATGGGTTGTTATGCTTAACTCATTGGGCACGTGACAGATACATTGTGTATTTGTGGAATCCTGCTACAGGAGAGTACAAGCAATTGCCAGGACATAATAACCATAAAAAGCACTACAtcgttttagggtttggttatGATCATACTTCTGGTAAATTCAAGGTTCTGGCATTTTCATATGATGCAGTGAAGAATACAAAAGAAGTCTTTGTATACACATTGGGGACAAGTTCTTGGAGAAGCATTGGAGAATTTCAGTTCCCTCGTGAGTTAACATGGCAAACATGGCAGGTGTTTGAAGGTTGTCCCCATTGGATTATGACTGGTTTGAAGTCCATTGTTATATTTAGTGTTGGAAATGAGAATTTTAAGGATATTCCAATGCCCCCCATTGACATTGCTACAACAAGATCCCACTTGACTGCATTGGGAGGTCGTCTTTCTATATATTGTTATGTATCTAACCTGAAACGTCATGAATTATGGGTGAGAGTGAATGATGGATTGGAGCATACTTGGACCAAACACCTCTCCTTTAATGACTCAGTCATACCTGGATATCTTAATGGATACATAGATAAAACTGTGGTGTGGGGCTTCAAGAATGGTCAACTTTTACTGGGACATAAAGGACCATCTTTATTTGACCCAGTGACCGGTGATGTTAAAGCTCTGTATCTTCCTGGTCATCCAAAGTACTTTAAAGTTTATTCCTATATCGAGAGCCTCGCAATGCTCAATGTTGAAGATAGAGTGGATGTGCATCAGAACTCGTTAAATGGAGTAAAGACTTACAG GGAACAGACAATATGTGGAATTCACGGGACTACTGCAAGGACTACAAGAGATGGGAGGAG GAACAGGACTGTTGCTGATAATATTAAACCTGATCCTTTATTGGTTATTAAGAATGCTAACCGGTGA